From the Desulfuromonas sp. genome, one window contains:
- a CDS encoding lipoprotein-releasing system ATP-binding protein LolD, which produces MVRVEEVNKSYGIGNKQVDVLHDINLTVAAGEKVAVVGASGAGKTTLMHILGALDRPTTGKVSVEGQDVFSLNGDDLDRFRNRTVGFVFQFNQLLPEFTALENVLMPGLIARMEENEIRSRATELLDEVGLAHRLTHKPGQLSGGEQQRVAIARALVMEPKLLLADEPTGNLDSRTSEGIYWVFQKLYEKRQLTMVVVTHSEQLASRMDRIVTMEDGRFACN; this is translated from the coding sequence ATGGTCAGGGTTGAAGAAGTGAATAAAAGTTACGGTATCGGCAATAAGCAGGTTGATGTTCTCCATGATATAAACCTGACCGTTGCGGCCGGAGAAAAAGTCGCTGTTGTCGGTGCCTCCGGTGCCGGCAAGACGACCCTGATGCATATACTCGGTGCCCTTGATCGGCCGACCACAGGGAAGGTTTCAGTCGAAGGTCAGGATGTTTTCTCCCTGAACGGCGACGATCTCGACCGGTTTCGGAACCGTACGGTCGGTTTCGTGTTCCAGTTCAATCAGCTGTTGCCTGAATTTACGGCTCTTGAAAACGTTCTGATGCCTGGCCTGATCGCCCGGATGGAAGAAAATGAAATTCGCTCCCGGGCGACTGAACTGCTAGATGAAGTCGGTCTGGCGCATCGTCTGACCCATAAACCGGGCCAGTTGTCGGGTGGCGAACAACAACGGGTTGCCATTGCCCGCGCCCTGGTGATGGAACCGAAGCTGCTGCTCGCAGATGAACCGACCGGGAATCTCGACAGCCGGACCTCGGAAGGGATCTACTGGGTGTTTCAGAAACTTTATGAAAAGCGTCAGCTGACAATGGTTGTTGTGACGCACAGTGAACAGCTGGCAAGCCGGATGGACCGGATTGTAACCATGGAAGATGGCCGTTTTGCCTGCAATTAA
- the lpxD gene encoding UDP-3-O-(3-hydroxymyristoyl)glucosamine N-acyltransferase gives MLKKDYKKATLAELAELVGGTAVGDGALILNRVAPINLAAQGDITFVANPKYIAALESTDASAVIVNPDLGYDGSLARIEVASPYLAFAKVLTYMAVEPRVCQGIAEAAHVSGSAVIAEEVTISPGCYVGEKVSIGKGSFLAPGVVLGAGVTIGEDCLLHPGVVIREECRIGNRVILQPNAVIGSDGFGFAPDGEKYYKIPQVGIVVLEDDVEIGSCSCVDRAALGETLIRQGTKIDNGVQVGHNVEIGENSILVAHVAIAGSTVIGKHCTFGGQSGAIGHVKVGDNVTVVARGSVSTDVEGGQYIAGFPTMEHKDWLKASTSFARLPEMRRELSRLRKKIEELENRIERD, from the coding sequence ATGTTGAAGAAAGACTATAAAAAAGCAACATTGGCCGAGTTGGCCGAGCTGGTTGGCGGGACGGCTGTTGGTGATGGCGCCCTGATATTGAATCGGGTCGCACCGATCAACCTGGCCGCTCAAGGGGACATTACCTTTGTCGCCAATCCCAAATATATTGCAGCTCTCGAATCGACCGATGCATCGGCCGTGATCGTCAACCCTGATTTAGGTTATGACGGTTCGCTTGCCCGAATCGAAGTGGCCTCACCCTATCTCGCCTTCGCCAAGGTATTGACCTATATGGCGGTTGAACCGAGGGTCTGTCAGGGGATAGCGGAAGCTGCTCATGTTTCCGGGTCAGCTGTCATCGCCGAGGAAGTCACCATTTCCCCGGGGTGTTACGTTGGTGAGAAGGTATCGATCGGCAAGGGGAGTTTTCTTGCCCCGGGAGTTGTGCTCGGCGCCGGAGTGACCATCGGTGAGGATTGTCTCCTTCATCCCGGGGTTGTTATCCGCGAGGAATGCCGGATCGGCAACCGGGTTATTCTGCAGCCGAATGCTGTTATCGGCTCGGACGGATTCGGTTTCGCTCCGGACGGGGAGAAGTATTACAAGATTCCGCAGGTCGGTATTGTCGTATTGGAAGATGACGTGGAAATCGGTTCCTGCAGCTGCGTTGATCGCGCCGCTCTCGGCGAGACCCTGATCAGGCAGGGAACGAAAATTGATAATGGTGTTCAGGTTGGCCATAATGTCGAGATCGGCGAAAATTCAATTCTGGTTGCCCATGTTGCAATAGCCGGCAGTACCGTCATCGGCAAACATTGCACGTTTGGTGGCCAGTCCGGAGCGATCGGGCATGTCAAGGTCGGGGACAATGTTACAGTCGTCGCCCGCGGATCGGTTTCGACCGACGTTGAAGGGGGCCAGTACATTGCCGGATTTCCGACGATGGAGCACAAGGATTGGCTCAAGGCGAGTACTTCATTTGCCAGGTTACCGGAGATGCGCAGAGAGCTCAGCCGTCTGAGGAAGAAAATCGAAGAGTTGGAAAACAGGATTGAAAGGGATTGA
- the fabZ gene encoding 3-hydroxyacyl-[acyl-carrier-protein] dehydratase FabZ: MVYGIKEIMEMLPHRYPFLLVDSIAEVVEGKKIVGIKNVTINEPFFQGHFPGHPVMPGVLIVEAMAQVGGILGQLSHDHGEDPITYFVGIDKARFRKPVVPGDILRMEVEVVNFRRGIYTFTGKSFVGSTLVAEAELKATFVDRGEKK, encoded by the coding sequence ATGGTTTACGGGATTAAAGAGATCATGGAGATGCTGCCGCATCGTTATCCATTTTTGCTGGTTGACAGTATCGCCGAGGTTGTTGAAGGTAAAAAAATTGTCGGGATAAAGAATGTAACGATCAATGAGCCTTTTTTTCAGGGACACTTTCCCGGACATCCGGTGATGCCGGGTGTGCTGATTGTCGAAGCAATGGCCCAGGTCGGAGGGATTCTGGGCCAATTGAGTCATGATCATGGCGAAGATCCGATTACTTATTTTGTCGGTATCGACAAGGCGCGGTTCCGCAAGCCGGTCGTTCCGGGGGATATCCTGCGCATGGAGGTCGAGGTTGTTAATTTCCGGCGCGGGATTTACACCTTCACCGGCAAGTCGTTTGTCGGTTCTACCCTGGTTGCCGAAGCTGAATTGAAGGCGACATTTGTCGATCGCGGGGAGAAGAAATAA
- a CDS encoding peptide chain release factor 2 translates to MFDVDEKRERVSELDAEIARPEFWDQGDKAQEVLKERTRLQKIVEDWSNAQQELDDLMVLAELGEEGEDKETLSEIQALLPDLDKKIDQMEFARMLSGEHDSFDAIFSINAGAGGTEAQDWADMLFRMYLRFCEKRGFKTEITDYQPGDEAGLKSATFTVEGDYAYGWLRAEMGIHRLVRISPFDSNAKRHTSFASVFVFPELPDDIDVEINEKDLKVDTYRASGAGGQHVNKTDSAIRITHLPTNTVVSCQSQRSQHKNRSAAMKELKSRLYEMELRKKEEEAEVLAGEKKEIGWGSQIRSYVLHPYRMVKDHRTGHEVGNTDAVLDGDLDGFIEAYLLSRS, encoded by the coding sequence ATCTTTGACGTCGACGAGAAACGAGAACGAGTTTCCGAGCTCGACGCCGAGATTGCCCGTCCCGAATTCTGGGACCAGGGAGATAAGGCTCAGGAGGTTCTGAAGGAAAGAACCCGGCTTCAGAAGATTGTCGAAGACTGGAGCAATGCCCAGCAGGAACTTGATGACCTGATGGTTCTTGCTGAACTTGGCGAAGAGGGCGAAGATAAAGAGACTCTCTCCGAAATCCAGGCGCTCCTGCCCGACCTTGACAAGAAGATCGATCAGATGGAGTTCGCCCGCATGCTCTCCGGCGAACATGACAGCTTTGACGCTATCTTCAGCATCAATGCCGGCGCCGGCGGCACCGAGGCTCAGGATTGGGCCGATATGCTCTTCCGGATGTATCTCAGGTTCTGCGAAAAGCGCGGCTTCAAGACAGAAATCACCGACTATCAACCGGGGGATGAAGCCGGTTTGAAAAGTGCGACCTTTACCGTTGAGGGAGATTACGCTTACGGCTGGCTAAGGGCCGAGATGGGGATTCATCGCCTGGTACGGATTTCTCCGTTTGACTCGAATGCCAAACGACATACCTCTTTCGCCTCTGTTTTCGTTTTCCCCGAATTGCCGGATGATATTGACGTCGAGATCAATGAAAAGGACCTCAAGGTCGATACCTATCGGGCCAGTGGCGCCGGCGGGCAGCATGTCAACAAAACCGACTCGGCGATCCGGATTACCCATCTGCCGACCAATACTGTGGTTTCCTGCCAGAGCCAGCGCAGCCAGCACAAAAACAGGTCGGCCGCGATGAAGGAGCTGAAATCCCGGCTGTACGAGATGGAACTGCGGAAAAAAGAGGAAGAGGCCGAAGTGCTGGCCGGCGAGAAAAAAGAGATCGGCTGGGGCAGCCAGATCCGCTCTTATGTTCTTCATCCCTACAGGATGGTCAAGGATCACCGGACCGGGCATGAAGTTGGCAACACCGACGCCGTTCTTGACGGTGATCTTGACGGTTTTATTGAGGCTTACCTGCTGAGCAGGTCGTGA
- the bamA gene encoding outer membrane protein assembly factor BamA yields the protein MLLRLFTLTLLLVVLSVLPVAANTVTFDRIVIEGNQRLDENPILAVLSVKPGTAVSRDAIDRDLKEIFKLGKFDDVAAELLTLEGESVLVFRVVERPLVRRVKFTGNEAINRSKLSPLVTVKTPDIYNPKVAAQSVRELEAAYIEKGYHAAKIKPVLDVNKKNEATLTFEIEEVPKVLIDRIRFEGNSVFSDRKLRKSIQTKERTFMSWLTDTGAYNEELLQTDLEIIKDMYFNEGYIEVKVKQPYVSLVEDDKYLDIFIQIIEGEKFSVGDVSLAGDLITDESELLELSKLQKGDTFSREKLRDSMLALNNYYTDRGYAYVNVAPMTSSVPGQNSINIKYRIEKGVEVAIGRINIRGNTKTIDKVVRREVVLSEGDIYSSRELDESRRRINNLGYFEEINLNTSKGDDDSVMNIDIDLREKPTGTFSIGLGYSSVDKLIAQGSVSQSNFLGRGYKLNLSGAYGGSSTVYQVGLVDPYFLDMNLTLGFDLYKTEREWTEYSEKKTGGDIKFGFPVARNMRAFFIYRYEEKTIYDIDPLSSSLIQDQAGDTTLSSIFASISRDTTDYSLDPSMGSKSELSVEYAGIGGDEKFSRVILDHRHFFPLIWDTVFMIHGQIGQMFEVDDQDIPLSERFYLGGIRTIRGFKSRKVGPRVRRVSTVVDPVSGEVLSANQEYEYIGGEKEAYFNLEYIFPLAKDAGLKGLFFFDTGNAWLQDENFFESMRYSVGGGIRWLSPLGPLRLEWGRNLDPLQDEKDTELEFSIGRFF from the coding sequence ATGTTGTTACGTCTTTTTACATTGACTCTCCTGCTTGTTGTTCTGTCGGTCCTGCCGGTTGCCGCAAATACCGTTACCTTTGACCGGATTGTCATTGAAGGTAATCAGCGGCTTGATGAAAACCCGATCCTTGCGGTCCTTTCCGTCAAGCCGGGTACCGCCGTTTCTCGTGATGCGATTGATCGCGACCTGAAGGAAATCTTCAAACTTGGCAAATTTGATGACGTTGCCGCAGAACTTTTGACATTGGAAGGTGAGTCGGTGCTGGTTTTCAGGGTCGTCGAGCGGCCGCTTGTTCGCCGGGTCAAATTCACCGGCAACGAAGCGATTAACCGAAGCAAGCTGAGCCCACTGGTAACAGTCAAGACCCCGGATATCTACAATCCGAAAGTCGCTGCTCAATCGGTCCGTGAGCTTGAAGCCGCTTATATCGAAAAAGGCTACCATGCCGCCAAAATCAAACCGGTCCTTGACGTCAATAAAAAGAATGAGGCGACGCTGACCTTCGAGATCGAAGAAGTTCCGAAAGTTCTGATAGATCGGATCCGTTTTGAAGGGAACAGTGTCTTCTCGGACCGCAAACTGCGCAAGTCGATCCAGACCAAAGAGCGGACTTTCATGTCGTGGTTGACTGATACCGGTGCCTATAACGAAGAACTGCTGCAGACCGATCTTGAAATTATCAAGGATATGTACTTCAACGAAGGATACATCGAGGTCAAGGTCAAGCAACCTTATGTCAGCCTGGTCGAGGATGATAAATATCTCGACATCTTCATCCAGATTATCGAAGGAGAAAAGTTCTCCGTCGGTGATGTCAGTCTTGCCGGCGACCTGATTACCGATGAAAGTGAGCTGCTGGAACTCTCAAAACTGCAAAAAGGGGATACCTTCTCCCGCGAAAAATTACGCGACAGTATGCTCGCCCTCAACAATTATTACACTGATCGTGGTTATGCCTATGTCAATGTGGCGCCGATGACCAGTTCCGTACCCGGGCAGAACAGCATCAACATCAAATATCGGATCGAGAAAGGGGTCGAGGTAGCGATTGGGCGCATTAATATTCGCGGTAATACCAAGACGATTGACAAGGTTGTCAGGCGTGAAGTCGTGCTCAGCGAAGGCGACATTTACAGTTCGCGAGAGCTTGATGAAAGCCGTCGCCGGATCAATAACCTCGGATATTTCGAGGAGATCAATCTTAACACCAGCAAGGGTGATGACGACAGCGTCATGAATATCGATATTGATCTGCGTGAAAAACCGACAGGTACATTCAGCATTGGTCTCGGCTACTCTTCGGTCGACAAGTTGATCGCCCAGGGATCGGTCTCGCAGTCCAATTTTCTCGGCAGGGGATACAAGTTGAATTTGTCGGGTGCTTATGGCGGATCGAGTACGGTTTACCAGGTCGGGCTGGTCGATCCCTATTTTCTCGATATGAATCTGACTCTCGGCTTCGATCTCTACAAGACGGAGCGGGAATGGACCGAGTATAGCGAGAAAAAAACCGGCGGTGATATCAAGTTCGGTTTTCCGGTCGCCAGGAACATGCGGGCATTCTTTATCTACCGCTATGAAGAGAAAACCATTTATGATATTGATCCCCTGTCTTCCTCGTTGATCCAGGATCAGGCCGGAGACACAACCCTGTCATCGATTTTTGCTTCGATTTCGCGTGACACGACCGACTACAGTCTTGACCCGTCAATGGGATCGAAATCGGAGTTATCGGTTGAATATGCCGGCATCGGGGGCGACGAGAAGTTTTCCCGGGTGATTCTCGATCATCGTCATTTCTTTCCGTTGATATGGGATACCGTTTTCATGATCCATGGTCAGATCGGGCAGATGTTTGAAGTCGATGACCAGGATATTCCGCTGAGTGAGCGTTTCTATCTCGGCGGAATTCGGACAATCCGTGGCTTCAAGAGTCGCAAGGTTGGGCCGCGAGTGCGCCGCGTGTCGACGGTCGTCGATCCGGTGAGTGGAGAGGTCCTCTCGGCGAATCAGGAGTATGAGTATATCGGTGGTGAAAAAGAAGCTTATTTTAACCTGGAGTACATTTTCCCTCTGGCCAAGGATGCCGGATTGAAAGGCCTTTTCTTTTTTGATACCGGAAATGCATGGTTGCAAGATGAGAATTTTTTTGAAAGTATGCGTTACAGTGTTGGCGGTGGAATCCGCTGGCTGAGTCCGCTCGGACCGCTCCGTCTCGAATGGGGACGGAACCTCGATCCGCTGCAGGATGAAAAAGATACGGAACTCGAATTTTCTATCGGACGATTCTTCTGA
- the lysS gene encoding lysine--tRNA ligase produces MDEQNELLQQRRAKLDELREQGNNPFANDFRTTHVTADVHAAHAEHGKEALESTETEYTVAGRIMAMRDFGKAAFVQLQDRSGRLQIYIAKQQVGDDHFEQFRKFDVGDIIGVSGQPFRTKTDELSLRASSVRILTKSLQPLPEKWHGLTDVETRYRQRYVDLIVNPDVREVFRKRSAIIRLIREYMQENDFLEVETPMMQQIAGGATAKPFVTHHNTLKMDLFLRIAPELYLKRLVVGGFDRVFEINRNFRNEGISIQHNPEFTMMEFYQAYATYEDLMDFTERLICHVAEQVVGALKFPYGGKDVDLSAPWERLTVREAIVKYSDLEMADLDDRPKLLDFANEKGLELDKSIGHGKLLTEIFDEVAEPQLWNPVFITEYPTDVSPLSRRNDENPEVVDRFELFIVGRELANAFSELNDPIDQKGRFEDQLKEKEAGDDEAHAMDEDYIRALEYGLPPTAGEGIGIDRLVMLLTDSASIRDVILFPQLRKQV; encoded by the coding sequence ATGGACGAACAGAACGAACTTTTGCAGCAACGCCGGGCCAAGCTCGACGAACTGCGCGAGCAGGGGAATAACCCGTTTGCCAACGACTTCAGGACGACCCACGTCACGGCTGATGTTCATGCGGCGCATGCCGAGCATGGCAAGGAAGCGCTCGAATCAACCGAGACTGAATACACCGTGGCTGGCCGGATCATGGCGATGCGTGATTTCGGCAAGGCAGCTTTTGTCCAACTTCAGGATCGCTCCGGGCGCCTGCAGATATATATTGCAAAACAGCAAGTTGGCGATGATCACTTCGAGCAGTTTCGCAAGTTTGATGTCGGTGATATTATCGGCGTTTCCGGCCAACCGTTCCGGACCAAGACAGATGAATTGTCTTTGCGCGCATCATCCGTCCGGATCCTGACCAAGTCACTGCAACCACTACCGGAAAAATGGCATGGTCTGACCGATGTCGAAACCCGCTACCGGCAGCGTTATGTCGATCTGATCGTCAACCCGGATGTTCGCGAGGTCTTTCGCAAGCGCTCCGCGATCATTCGCCTGATCCGTGAGTATATGCAGGAGAATGACTTCCTCGAAGTCGAGACCCCGATGATGCAGCAGATCGCCGGCGGCGCCACCGCCAAGCCGTTCGTCACTCATCACAACACCCTGAAGATGGACCTGTTCCTGCGGATCGCACCGGAGCTTTATCTCAAGCGTCTGGTCGTCGGCGGTTTTGACCGGGTCTTCGAGATCAACCGCAACTTTCGCAACGAGGGGATCTCGATCCAGCATAATCCGGAATTTACGATGATGGAGTTCTATCAGGCTTATGCGACCTACGAAGACCTGATGGACTTTACCGAGCGATTGATCTGTCATGTCGCCGAACAGGTCGTCGGCGCACTCAAATTCCCCTATGGCGGTAAGGACGTTGATCTTTCGGCGCCCTGGGAGCGGCTGACTGTCCGTGAAGCGATTGTCAAATACAGTGACCTTGAGATGGCGGATCTGGACGATCGGCCGAAACTGCTCGACTTTGCTAACGAGAAGGGTCTCGAACTCGACAAGAGCATTGGCCACGGCAAGCTCCTGACCGAAATTTTCGATGAAGTTGCCGAACCGCAACTCTGGAACCCGGTCTTTATCACCGAGTACCCGACCGACGTGTCGCCGCTGTCGCGCCGCAACGATGAAAATCCGGAGGTGGTTGATCGCTTCGAACTCTTTATCGTCGGCCGCGAGTTGGCCAATGCCTTCTCCGAGCTTAATGATCCGATTGACCAGAAAGGTCGGTTTGAGGATCAACTGAAAGAGAAGGAAGCGGGTGATGACGAAGCCCACGCCATGGACGAGGATTATATCCGCGCCCTGGAATACGGTCTGCCACCGACCGCCGGCGAGGGGATCGGCATTGATCGACTGGTCATGCTGCTGACCGATTCGGCATCGATCCGGGACGTCATTCTCTTTCCGCAGTTGCGGAAACAGGTTTAA